The segment ttgttgtagttgtcctcctgttaaaaataaatgatatttaagtatgtttattatcacaacgggccgaaaccggcctaagtgtgctgggctccgagcgagcttGGCGGCCGTCTCTACCTAACCtaagtatgtttattgttgtgtaaatgtattgtaattattgtttgttttaccttgtatatatctctgtagttttgtagtccttatttgtagtaattgtagaTAGATTGTCCCTAGCTgaaatgtaatttaattaattttagttatttattttagcataATTACCtttccttcttcttcttctttcccaaCTATCACCCATTCCCCAATACCTGACAAGTGGCAacccaaaaataccacgccaatTAGAAAAATACCCGAGCCGATAACACACAAAAAAgccaattcaaattgcatttctcaatgccagtgtgttatcggccgacaacttcggcaattatgcccagccaattcctcacccaccccccacccacttcaaacgtcactaaatgccaaatgtgCAGGAATAAAATGAACACTGCCATCcttcgccactctgccaaacgccccaataaagccattacaaccgcccacaagatgctatgcggtcgactcttcggagcgtctcgcgcccggatcgtaagatccggaagttgaaagtatccgggcggttatacgggagcaggcaaactttccccttcccatcccatcccccgacaacagagcagccaacacAAACAGCACAAAGAACACACAAGAACACTAGCCATtaaccaacgacaacacaGACAGCCACTAAATCAGGAAAGCCATTAAatttccattgcctacttatcggtgctgctgccctcggactactttcatctcactcaatattgtggtgagtgaaagtggaaccgggggtgagagcaccggtaaatgacgatcggcgatcgggcctttcgagttgagggggagagtatgggagttggcggacatgtgagagttccaccatgaacctcgcccgccactctcatctcgtccacccgctcgagaggtcgcgatcgtcggacgtgaCAAAACCGTGTCGTGTCATTTTTTCGTGTCGCCATTACCGTTTCTTCTGTTGTGCCCTgttctttttgtggtgtctgttgtgtgccgtgccgtgccgtgcccccTGACATGACAAAAgtcccttccccccccccaccaccactACTACTACCGACAAGCTTTCTGCTCCCCAATAAATAACATTAATGTAAACGCCAACAAATAACATTAATTTACATATATAAACACAAACCAACTAGAGAGGTAATTAGATGCAAGTGCACGCCTACGTTGCGCACACTCGCCCGCCAGTTTTGCTACTGGCGGAGTTTATTTTCCAGCTTTTCTTATTACCCTTACATtggcaatttacatttaagctTAACTTACAACAATAATGTGATTTTGAATTTTTGCGGGCAATTgacattaacattaacattacATTAACATAACATCTAGAGACATGTTTACATTCTATCAGTCTGTCAGCCCTATTTTGACATTCGCAACAATTGACGTGCATTTATACAAACAGGTGGTCACAAAGAGATGAGTATTTGGACAAATTGCAACATTAATGACATTTATAGACTAATTAAATCCTATTTATTTTCTATTTCAGGTACTGGAggatcatcgtcgtcgtctggAGCAGTGTGGATGACACAGGGCGCATCCGCCTCAGCGCTGGATGTGCACGTGTGTGTGATGCAACAGATCACGCATCTGCGGCAACAGAATTGGCAGAGGCTGGATCCAGGAGAGGAGTTGGCGTGAATGGTGATGGTGTTTGGCGAGCGACTCTGGTctggccgcccacgttgcttCTACCTGGAGATCTGGGGattggcactggtccggccaatCGGGGTGCGTTGACCAGTGGAAACGGCCGCAAATGAGTGCGAATTGGctgcatccgagtggctgctggtccggccacccaggatgcacTGTCGATgtagatggagatggagcgcTGGCCAGAGTCATCTGTATTGGCTGGCCTCGTCGTTGCATTGCCGCTGCTGTTTTTTGATGATGATGGCGTGACGTCATGGCCATCGGTTGACGGCAGCGTAATCGGAGGGGCGTCCGAATTGGGCCCAACTTGCAACACAATGTTGCGGTTGGTGGCGAGGCAGGTACTGGAGAGGCTGATCTGTGAGTGTATTGTCAGGTAAGTGTGATTAGTAAAAGAATTGGCTATTTTGTGTTGATGCGTGAATTGATGTTTTTCCTTCTTTTAGCGGGAGCCTGGATGTTGATGGCGACGACGATAGGGCCttcaaatttcgcccatttggcaggaattGGATGGCAAAATTGACGAGGCACCTGCTGGAGAGGCATCTCTATCGGAGGCGTGGCAGGTACATATGTTTTGTGTGAGTTTGGACCATTTTGTGTTGAAGTGTGTAttgatgttttttttttccttctaGCGGCAGCCTGTGGACTGGATGTTGTTGGCGACGGCGATAGGGCCTTCAAATTTCCCCCATTTGGCAGAAAGTGGATGGTGAAATTGGTGTGACAACTGCTGGAGAGGCATCTCTATCGGAGGCGTGGCAGGTACGTATGTTTTGTGTGAGTTTGGACCATTTTGTGTTGAAGTGTGTATTGACgtcattttgttttatttcagTGGCTTCTCTGGACCTGTGCGGTGAATTGTCAGGAGAGTCGTCAATATATTCCAAGAGTCGTCAAATTAGCAGCAAAAGTTTGGACTATTTGTCGTGGCATCTGCTGGTGGGGCAGCTCTGTCGATGGCGTGTCAGGTGAGTATGTATTggtcatttttcatttttcgtGGTTAAGAGTTAATGGTTTCCATCAGTTTTTAGTGGCTGCTTTAGGAACGTCTTTTGGGCTCAGTAGTCAGAGTAGAAGCTATCGTGGGCGTCTATGAGCTCCGCTATCTCGTCGTCAAATGAGTTGTCGTCCGTCCACAGGTCGTCGCCATCGTCGCTGAgtgcttcgcagtccatatcaGAATCCTCCGATACGGCTGCGGCGTCAGGTTGTGTATTGGCGGCGGGTCTTGTAGGTAttggtgctgctggtgtctGAGTTGGAGGATTGGCCACTGCTGAGCCACTGCCCTTTGCTTCCGTCAGGTTTGTGATTAATCTGGTGAGTTCTTGCAGTCTTTTCTCCAAGTTTTCAATTTTGACAGCGTACTCTTTCAGGATCGACTCatccactctcatctcgtccacccgctcgagaggtcgcgatcgtcggacgtatAATAATTGAACCATCGCCGCcgccattaaaataaaataaaatcgcaAGCTTGTTTGTTCGTTGCCATCAGTGTTGCCCGTGTCGTTTGTCGTTTTGACTGTTTTGTCGTTTATCGTTTGCCGTGTCATTTGTGCTCTGGTGCCAACAAATAAAGACAGTGAAGGCCagacgacgccaagccaagccaggcagcagccattttgtgtcgccccccccccccccccctcaccaTTCGCCGCTGTACATGACCATTCCAAACGCGGAAAAGTGCTCCTCGCCAATCCACCACGCCACAGCCCTTCCTTCACCCCACCCACTACTATCTCCGACAAGCTTTAGTTCCTGTGCCACTAACCAAACAtcacaaacatcacaaactaaaagagGAAACTGTGATAGATGAGAAAGCAGtgaataaaagtgccaataaatacattaaacacaa is part of the Drosophila miranda strain MSH22 chromosome Y unlocalized genomic scaffold, D.miranda_PacBio2.1 Contig_Y1_pilon, whole genome shotgun sequence genome and harbors:
- the LOC117189645 gene encoding uncharacterized protein LOC117189645 encodes the protein MEMERWPESSVLAGLVVALPLLFFDDDGVTSWPSVDGSVIGGASELGPTCNTMLRLVARQVLERLICECIVSGSLDVDGDDDRAFKFRPFGRNWMAKLTRHLLERHLYRRRGRYICFVGSLWTGCCWRRR